In Plasmodium vivax chromosome 10, whole genome shotgun sequence, the sequence gcggAGCAATTCACAATTCGcgtaaagaaatatatgagCAACCCCCTGCTGCGAAGGAAGCAGTTCGCCCTGGAAATACTACATCCCAACAAGGGCTCAGTGTCGAAGAAGGACGTAAAGGAAAGGTTAGCGAAAATGTATAAGCTGAATAATGTCAACACAATTGTGCTGTTCGGATTTAAATCCCTTTTCGGAGGTGGAAGAACCAAAGGGTTTGGCCTGATTTACAACAGCGTGGATGCcgtgaaaaaatttgaaaagaaatacaGACAAATAAGGGAGGGGTTAATAACCAAGGAGAACAAACCAGGACGCAGGGCAGCCAAGGAATTGAAAAACAGAAGAAAGAAGGTATGCCCTTTTCCTCCGCCGTGTGCGTCAGCGCGACTGTGCGACTGTGCAACTGTGCAGTTATGCGCTGTTCAACTGTGCGCTGCACAACTGCCGactttgcattttccttttctcccctttttttgtgtgtggaTTGTTCCGTTTTTGCCTGACCaggcaatattttttttgcacatctTCTGGCCCACCCTctgattatttatttatttttttttttttccccctccaggTACGCGGTACGGCCAAGACCAAAGTTTCAGGAGCGAAGAAAAAGTAAACGCATCAGCCCCCGCACTTTTGCGTATTCGTACTTGCAAAGTTTTGTGTTTCATTTTGGCAAAGTTACACAGTTGGTTgtttatgatttttattttatttccctctAATggcctttcttttttttttttttttttttccccatcactccacacttcttttttttcttccctctgCTTTGCCACTAACATTCACCATGTTATGCTTACCTAATGGTAAAAAAACACACCGCTGCGCAAGCCGTTACGGCTTTTGACTTCACGAGCAACAAAACGagaaaagtaaaagaaatttttaaatcgcAAATGTGGAGAGCACTTGCGATgcgcggcaaaaaaaaattacgcacCGCGTTGCCAAAATGATGCAGCATCACAATGTCTGTTCCGCCGGAGAGGTCACGCAGCAGGGACTCCCGTCTGCAATAGGGTTGATGGTTGATATGGTTGTTCCCCATCGTAAAGGCAACCTGCGTTGCACTTGGCCAAACTGTGTGCACACGCACATATGATGACAGCCTGCTCACCCAAATGGCGCGTGCACCTGCTGGAATTgttccttccatttttttccgcttcgctGCGGAGCAGCCCAGATGGAGCTTTACAAATTATGTTCCCTTCCGGGCGGACAAATTcggagaaaa encodes:
- a CDS encoding 40S ribosomal protein S24, putative (encoded by transcript PVX_080275A), yielding MAEQFTIRVKKYMSNPLLRRKQFALEILHPNKGSVSKKDVKERLAKMYKLNNVNTIVLFGFKSLFGGGRTKGFGLIYNSVDAVKKFEKKYRQIREGLITKENKPGRRAAKELKNRRKKVRGTAKTKVSGAKKK